In one Brassica oleracea var. oleracea cultivar TO1000 chromosome C9, BOL, whole genome shotgun sequence genomic region, the following are encoded:
- the LOC106314703 gene encoding uncharacterized protein LOC106314703 yields MGGSPPSGDTVRSVKDYRRQVAISQKWPTKPTSHLPITFSPDDAEGVHAPHNDPLLVVLGIGEYDVTKILIDTGSSVDLIFRGTLQMMGVYLDEIKASSRTLTGFNGSSETILGTIRLPVRACGVTRMDKFAVVSTKAPYHAILGTPWLHSMQAIPSTYHQCVKFPGTDGKIKTLRGDQKAARDLLVATVKLQRSSLPVNSVSPPTSKVRSQESEILELPIDDADQSRTVRVGAYLSEEMQQSILNFLRKNVSTFAWSMADMKGIDPTITTHELNIDPTFKPIRQKRRKLGPDRSKSVNEEVDKLLGAGSIAEVRYPEWLVVGKSDSR; encoded by the coding sequence GGCCGACTAAACCGACAAGTCATCTTCCGATAACCTTCTCACCGGACGACGCTGAAGGAGTTCACGCTCCCCATAATGATCCTCTTCTCGTCGTCCTTGGAATTGGAGAGTATGATGTCACAAAGATCCTCATTGACACCGGAAGTTCCGTCGACCTCATCTTCCGAGGAACTCTACAGATGATGGGAGTTTATCTTGACGAAATAAAAGCGTCTTCCAGGACATTAACCGGATTCAATGGATCCTCAGAAACTATCTTGGGAACAATCCGCCTCCCGGTACGCGCGTGTGGCGTTACTCGAATGGATAAGTTTGCCGTTGTAAGCACAAAAGCTCCTTATCACGCTATACTCGGCACCCCTTGGCTACACTCGATGCAAGCCATTCCTTCCACCTACCACCAGTGCGTCAAGTTCCCTGGTACGGACGGAAAGATAAAGACGCTGCGAGGGGATCAAAAGGCCGCTAGGGATCTCCTAGTCGCCACAGTCAAACTCCAACGGTCATCTCTACCTGTTAATTCTGTTTCTCCCCCAACCTCAAAGGTCCGTTCCCAGGAAAGCGAGATTCTCGAGTTACCTATTGACGACGCCGATCAAAGTCGAACCGTAAGGGTTGGTGCATACCTTTCTGAGGAAATGCAGCAGTCAATTCTGAACTTCCTCAGGAAGAACGTGTCTACATTCGCTTGGTCTATGGCAGACATGAAAGGCATTGACCCGACTATAACAACTCACGAGCTAAACATCGACCCGACATTCAAACCTATCCGCCAGAAGAGACGTAAGCTCGGCCCTGACAGGTCGAAGTCCGTAAACGAAGAAGTTGACAAGCTACTCGGCGCAGGTTCGATCGCTGAGGTCCGCTACCCCGAATGGTTGGTGGTTGGCAAATCCGATAGTCGTTAA
- the LOC106314704 gene encoding uncharacterized protein LOC106314704 → MVDKAWVHLSRVDPAYERGASKFVRDVVATSGGIDMIVCPCIDCRNIDRHSGSVVVDHLVTRGMEESYKMRSDWYLHGDFNSGVADEGRVHQWNDEIFGLYRAAECFDAVLAGTGDFSEMAEGEDKKEDEFLAKLANTETPLYLSCANHSKLSAIVSLFRLKTQNGWSDKSFNDMLETLPEMLPEENVLHTSLYEVKKNLKSFDMGYEKIHACVSDCCLFRKRLKKLDHCPKCKASRWKTNVHIGETKKGVPQKVLRYFPIIPRLKRMYRYKVLAKDLRWHFSNKSTDGKLRHPVDSVTWDQMNAKYPTFAAEERNMRLGLSTDGFKPFNMKNTMYICWPVLLVNYNLPPDLCMKKENIMFSLLIPGPQQSGNSIDVYLEPLIEDLNHLWSIGDLVYDAVTRSTFTLKAMLLWTISGVPAYGNLAGCKNEFGNVKRSGSKRKRVVCTDIRSDTEGLSSESEEEEEEYEDVKVDEDELSRWKKRSIFFKLPFWAELPVRHNLDVMHVERNVAASLVSTLLHCGKSKDGLPARKDLEDLGIRQDLHPKIQGKRTYLPPAPWSLSKTKKKVFCRRLFDFKGPDGFCSNISRGVSLDDCKVTGLKSHDYHVLMQQLLPIALKGLLPKGPRLEITRLCAFFNLLCHRVIDMEQLLVMEAEIVETLCLFEIYFPPSFFDIMVHLTVHLGREARLGGPVHFRWMYPFERYMKVLKDFVRNTARPEGCIDESYLAEECIRFCSEFLKKTTNVEDKIERNMEYENNSILEGRPISIGTSITLTEMEKKIAHLAIIQNLALVPLDSKEHEETLKWLAYGPRCSARSYTCIIVNGQRFRTASVDRKSQNSGVYYEATAVCRSSAKDISQVVDFVSYYGRVTDIILMDYNVFYVPLFGCQWVVKGNGVKIEDGFTLVNMHHSQASFFADPYILASQAKQVFYSRENESSNWYIFMRCPSRRYSKEDVQEGAADIGPLPTNIDMDVDNDYADNARTDCE, encoded by the exons ATGGTGGACAAAGCATGGGTGCATCTTAGCAG AGTTGATCCTGCTTATGAGAGAGGGGCTTCAAAGTTTGTACGAGATGTGGTTGCCACTTCTGGAGGGATTGATATGATTGTCTGTCCTTGCATTGACTGCCGTAATATAGATCGTCACTCAGGAAGTGTGGTAGTTGACCATCTTGTTACTAGGGGTATGGAGGAGTCTTATAAGATGCGGTCTGATTGGTATCTACATGGAGACTTCAACTCAGGGGTTGCAGATGAAGGTAGAGTTCATCAATGGAATGATGAGATCTTCGGGTTATACAGAGCTGCTGAGTGTTTTGATGCAGTGTTAGCTGGTACGGGGGATTTTTCTGAGATGGCAGAGGGAGAAGACAAGAAAGAAGATGAGTTTTTGGCGAAGCTAGCTAATACTGAAACACCATTGTATCTGAGCTGTGCAAACCATAGCAAGTTATCCGCTATTGTATCATTATTTAGATTAAAGACTCAGAATGGGTGGTCTGACAAGAGCTTCAATGATATGCTAGAGACATTGCCGGAGATGTTACCAGAGGAGAATGTGCTACACACTTCATTGTATGAGGTTAAAAAAAATTTGAAGTCATTTGATATGGGTTACGAGAAGATTCATGCATGTGTCAGCGACTGCTGCCTATTTAGAAAGAGGTTGAAGAAGCTTGATCACTGTCCTAAATGCAAGGCTTCAAGATGGAAGACTAATGTCCACATTGGTGAAACGAAGAAAGGAGTCCCACAGAAAGTGTTACGGTACTTTCCAATAATCCCAAGACTGAAGAGAATGTACCGGTATAAGGTGTTGGCCAAGGATTTACGGTGGCACTTCAGCAACAAAAGCACTGATGGAAAGCTTCGACACCCCGTTGATTCAGTCACATGGGATCAGATGAATGCCAAATACCCTACCTTTGCCGCTGAAGAAAGGAACATGAGGCTTGGACTTTCAACAGATGGATTCAAACCATTCAATATGAAGAATACGATGTACATTTGCTGGCCAGTTTTGTTAGTCAACTATAACTTGCCACCTGATTTATGCATGAAGAAGGAAAACATCATGTTTTCATTGTTGATCCCCGGTCCACAACAGTCTGGTAATAGTATAGATGTGTACTTAGAACCCCTCATCGAGGATCTAAACCATCTGTGGAGCATTGGAGATTTAGTGTACGACGCAGTGACTCGATCAACATTTACTCTGAAGGCGATGCTGCTTTGGACGATCAGTGGTGTCCCAGCTTATGGGAATCTTGCAGGCTGCAAA AATGAGTTTGGAAATGTTAAACGATCTGGAAGTAAGAGGAAAAGGGTGGTCTGTACAGATATAAGATCTGATACTGAGGGTTTATCCAGTGAATCAGAGGAAGAGGAAGAGGAATATGAAGACGTCAAAGTAGATGAAGATGAGTTATCTAGATGGAAGAAGAGATCAATCTTTTTCAAACTTCCTTTTTGGGCG GAACTCCCGGTGAGGCACAACTTAGATGTAATGCATGTTGAGAGAAATGTGGCAGCTAGTTTAGTTTCGACACTATTGCACTGTGGGAAATCGAAGGATGGTCTTCCTGCTCGTAAAGATCTAGAGGATCTTGGTATTAGGCAGGATCTGCACCCTAAAATCCAGGGAAAGAGAACATATCTTCCTCCAGCACCGTGGTCATTATCCAAGACAAAGAAGAAGGTATTTTGCAGGCGTCTATTTGACTTCAAAGGCCCGGATGGATTTTGTTCAAACATTTCTAGAGGTGTTTCACTTGATGACTGTAAAGTCACAGGTCTGAAATCACATGACTATCATGTGTTAATGCAACAACTTCTTCCGATTGCTCTTAAAGGGTTGTTACCTAAAGGACCTAGGCTAGAAATTACAAGGCTATGCGCATTCTTCAATTTATTGTGTCATAGAGTGATCGACATGGAGCAGCTTTTGGTCATGGAAGCGGAGATTGTGGAAACTCTCTGCTTGTTTGAAATATATTTTCCTCCAAGTTTCTTCGATATCATGGTCCATTTGACTGTGCATCTAGGAAGGGAAGCCCGACTTGGTGGACCAGTCCATTTTAGATGGATGTACCCATTTGAGAG GTACATGAAAGTACTCAAAGACTTCGTCAGAAATACTGCAAGACCAGAGGGGTGCATCGATGAGTCATATCTAGCTGAGGAATGTATCAGGTTTTGCAGTGAGTTTCTGAAGAAGACAACAAATGTAGAAGATAAAATTGAAAGAAACATGGAGTATGAGAACAACTCTATCTTAGAGGGGCGTCCAATATCCATCGGAACCTCAATTACACTCACTGAAATGGAGAAGAAAATAGCACATCTTGCTATCATCCAAAATCTGGCTCTC GTCCCTCTTGATTCTAAAGAACACGAAGAAACACTCAAGTGGTTAGCTTATGGACCACGTTGTTCTGCAAGGTCATATACATGCATTATAGTTAATGGGCAGAGGTTTCGTACAGCATCAGTTGATAGAAAAAGTCAGAATTCTGGAGTTTACTATGAGGCTACCGCAGTTTGTAGATCTAGTGCTAAAGATATATCACAAGTGGTTGATTTTGTATCTTACTATGGCAGAGTTACTGATATCATTTTGATGGATTACAATGTCTTCTATGTTCCTCTGTTCGGGTGTCAGTGGGTGGTAAAGGGTAATGGAGTGAAGATTGAAGATGGCTTTACACTTGTTAACATGCATCATAGTCAAGCCTCCTTCTTTGCTGACCCTTACATACTAGCATCACAAGCAAAGCAAGTCTTCTACTCTAGGGAAAATGAGTCATCCAATTGGTATATTTTCATGAGATGTCCTTCAAGAAGATACAGTAAAGAAGATGTTCAAGAGGGAGCTGCAGACATTGGGCCATTGCCAACAAATATTGACATGGATGTTGACAATGATTATGCCGACAATGCCAGAACTGATTGTGAATGA